GTAATAACAGTCCTATGGCAAATTTTTACAAGGCTTGTTTTAAGATCACCCGCAGTATGGACAGAAGAATCTTCAACTTATATGTTAATGTGGTGCGGGTTAATTGGGGCATCATATGCATACGGGAAAAAATCCCATATCGGAATGGAATATTTTGCTTATAAGCTCAACGAATATTCTAGAAAAATACTCGATATCATAATCTCAGCTCTTGTAGGATTTTTTGCATTTTGGATTATGCTAATAGGTGGAATAAACTTCATTCGTAATGCCTTTATTCACCACCAGACCTCACCAACAATGGGAATTCCAACAGGTTATCTATATCTTTGCCTTCCAATAAGCGCTTTTTTTATAATTACTTATTCTATTGAATTTATCTTTAAGGATATTCATTCTTTAATTAAAATAAGGAAGAAAAAATGAATGAACCTCTCTTTGTAATGATTTTTACATTTATTTTGCTTCTTATAATGAATGTCCCTATTGCGGTAACAATAGGACTATCTACATTTTGGGCAATTTCATCTATCGGAGAAATCTCTGGAATCAACGTTGTGGCTCCTCGTCTTGCAACTGGAATAAATAGCTTTTCTTTACTGGCAATACCTTTCTTTATTCTTATGGGTCTTTTCTTAGGAAAAGGCGGAATCGCAAGGAAACTAATAGACTTAGCTGAAGCTTTGGTTGGAAGATTTCCTGGAGGTCTTGCTTTTGTAAATACCTTAGGATGTATGTTAATGGGAGCAATTTCCGGGTCTTCTGTTGCGGCAGTTTCTTCAATTGGAGGGGTAATGATTCCTGAAATGACAAAAAAAGGTTATGACAAAAACTTTAATATTGCATTAACATCCTGTTCTGCCACAACAGGTTTACTAATACCACCAAGTAATCCAATGATTGTTTATGCTTTGGTTACAGGAACCGTATCTATTGCTGCTTTATTTTTAGCAGGGGTTTTTCCTGGAATTTT
This portion of the candidate division WOR-3 bacterium genome encodes:
- a CDS encoding TRAP transporter small permease, with protein sequence MSFKKILSSLSFLRNKILSYFVIFLVGIMVITVLWQIFTRLVLRSPAVWTEESSTYMLMWCGLIGASYAYGKKSHIGMEYFAYKLNEYSRKILDIIISALVGFFAFWIMLIGGINFIRNAFIHHQTSPTMGIPTGYLYLCLPISAFFIITYSIEFIFKDIHSLIKIRKKK